One window of the Methylovirgula sp. HY1 genome contains the following:
- the ruvA gene encoding Holliday junction branch migration protein RuvA, with protein MIGKLKGLIDTVGEDFIILDVHGVGYLVHCSSRTLARLHHVGDPASLAIETHVREDAIRLYGFTTDAERDWFRLLQTVQGVGAKVALAILGTMSPEELAASIARQDKARIAQAQGIGPRLAARLVAELKDKAPPNLAFGKGETAMNGHAETQEPQAVQDAISALLTLGYGRPQAAGAAAAAQEALGGAADVAALIRHSLKLLAP; from the coding sequence ATGATCGGGAAGCTCAAGGGCTTGATCGATACGGTCGGCGAGGATTTCATCATCCTCGACGTGCATGGCGTCGGCTATCTCGTGCATTGCTCTTCGCGCACTTTGGCGCGCCTGCACCATGTCGGCGACCCCGCGAGCCTCGCCATCGAGACCCATGTGCGTGAAGACGCCATCCGCCTCTATGGGTTCACCACCGACGCCGAGCGGGATTGGTTCCGGCTGCTGCAGACCGTGCAAGGTGTCGGCGCGAAGGTCGCTCTCGCGATCCTGGGCACGATGAGCCCGGAGGAATTGGCGGCCTCGATCGCCCGGCAGGACAAGGCCCGCATCGCGCAGGCGCAAGGCATAGGGCCGCGGCTCGCCGCCCGGCTCGTGGCCGAGCTGAAGGACAAGGCGCCGCCGAACCTGGCCTTCGGCAAAGGCGAGACGGCCATGAACGGGCACGCCGAGACGCAGGAACCCCAGGCGGTGCAAGATGCGATTTCGGCCCTTCTGACGCTCGGCTACGGCCGGCCACAAGCGGCGGGCGCCGCCGCCGCCGCGCAAGAGGCCCTGGGCGGCGCGGCCGATGTCGCAGCGCTGATCCGCCATTCGCTCAAGCTTTTGGCGCCCTAG
- the dnaA gene encoding chromosomal replication initiator protein DnaA: MLKPRPTLNEHAEINIRRDNIAPVAESRDANRAAAWTAICRRLRAELGDAVFGSWFARLEMETVAEQTAHLSVPTKFLKSWIQAHYAEKLLTAIIAEFDDVKNVAISVRSSSRMAHPRTAPVAEYAQKNAPENAGGFSDNASQRAWVGPEPLAGTATQGYDKSSKQYIRESADADILSGSPLDRRLNFSSFLVGRSNQLAYAAAQNVAFAGNGDPLSFNPLYIHAAVGLGKTHLLQAVAHAATSVKRRVIYLTAEKFMHGFVCALKAQTAIAFKEKLRAIDLLVIDDVQFLQGKSIQQEFCHTLNALIDARRQIVIAADRPPADLESLDERVRSRFAGGLCIEMGGLDELLRIKLLEARVAAAKILHPHFDIPSPVIAYVASVIQTNGRDLDGAVNRLVAHTSLTGLPLSVEAAEAAICDLVRTREPKRVKIEEIQKLVASHYNVTRADILSSRRTANVVRPRQIAMYLAKVLTPRSLPEIGRRFGGRDHTTVLHAVRKIEALAKADGKLSEEVDLLKRMLIDN; encoded by the coding sequence ATGCTCAAGCCACGTCCCACTTTGAATGAACACGCAGAGATCAATATACGCCGCGATAATATCGCGCCTGTCGCTGAGTCACGCGACGCGAACCGTGCGGCCGCATGGACCGCGATTTGCCGCCGTCTGCGTGCCGAACTCGGCGACGCCGTCTTCGGCTCTTGGTTCGCGCGCTTAGAAATGGAGACAGTCGCCGAGCAAACCGCCCATCTCTCCGTACCGACAAAATTCCTGAAAAGCTGGATTCAGGCGCATTACGCGGAAAAGTTGCTGACCGCGATCATCGCCGAATTCGACGATGTCAAAAACGTCGCCATCAGCGTGCGGTCATCGTCACGCATGGCGCATCCGCGCACCGCGCCGGTGGCGGAGTATGCGCAAAAAAATGCGCCCGAAAATGCCGGCGGTTTCAGCGACAATGCATCTCAACGCGCCTGGGTTGGCCCAGAGCCCCTGGCTGGCACGGCAACGCAGGGTTATGACAAATCCAGCAAACAATACATACGCGAGAGCGCGGATGCCGACATACTCAGCGGCTCGCCTCTCGACAGACGGCTGAATTTTTCGAGCTTCCTGGTCGGCCGCTCCAATCAGCTCGCCTATGCCGCGGCACAAAATGTCGCTTTTGCCGGAAACGGCGATCCGCTTTCGTTCAATCCGCTATATATCCATGCCGCGGTCGGACTCGGCAAAACCCATCTTCTGCAGGCGGTCGCGCATGCGGCGACGAGCGTCAAGCGGCGCGTCATCTATCTGACCGCGGAAAAATTCATGCATGGCTTCGTCTGTGCTCTAAAGGCGCAAACGGCAATCGCGTTCAAAGAGAAGTTGCGCGCCATCGATCTGCTCGTCATCGACGATGTGCAGTTTCTGCAAGGCAAATCGATCCAGCAGGAGTTCTGTCATACGCTCAACGCTCTGATCGATGCGCGCCGGCAGATCGTCATCGCCGCGGATCGGCCGCCCGCGGATCTCGAAAGCCTCGACGAGCGCGTTCGTTCGCGCTTTGCCGGTGGCCTCTGTATCGAGATGGGCGGCCTCGACGAATTGCTGCGGATCAAATTGCTCGAAGCCAGGGTCGCCGCCGCTAAGATCCTGCACCCGCATTTCGACATTCCGTCGCCGGTCATCGCCTATGTCGCGAGCGTCATTCAGACGAATGGCCGCGACCTCGACGGCGCCGTCAATCGGCTCGTCGCCCATACTTCGCTGACCGGCCTGCCGCTCAGCGTCGAAGCGGCGGAAGCGGCGATCTGCGACCTGGTGCGCACGCGCGAGCCGAAACGGGTCAAGATCGAGGAGATCCAAAAGCTCGTTGCAAGCCACTATAATGTGACGCGCGCTGATATTCTGTCATCGCGGCGGACCGCCAATGTCGTACGGCCAAGGCAGATCGCCATGTATCTCGCCAAGGTGCTGACGCCGCGCTCGCTGCCGGAGATCGGGCGTAGGTTTGGTGGCAGAGATCACACCACTGTGTTGCACGCAGTCCGCAAGATCGAGGCGCTGGCCAAGGCGGACGGCAAGCTGTCCGAGGAAGTCGATCTCTTGAAGCGGATGCTGATCGACAATTGA
- the ruvC gene encoding crossover junction endodeoxyribonuclease RuvC, which produces MECVAIRIIGIDPGLRITGWGIIELAGSRLIYVASGTVRSNDKAPLASRLRMLHEGLAEIVASYRPDEAAIEEVFVNRDPQSALKLGQARGIALVVPALASLPVVEYAANLVKKTVVGAGHAEKTQVAMMVKVLLPKWQTDAAQKLSADAADALAVAITHAHHRRTPMVRGA; this is translated from the coding sequence ATGGAATGTGTCGCGATTCGCATCATCGGCATCGATCCCGGCTTGCGTATCACCGGCTGGGGGATCATCGAGCTCGCTGGCTCGCGGCTCATTTATGTCGCGAGCGGAACCGTGCGCTCGAACGACAAGGCGCCGCTCGCCAGCCGGTTGCGAATGCTACATGAGGGTCTGGCCGAGATCGTCGCCAGCTACCGCCCGGATGAAGCAGCAATCGAGGAGGTCTTCGTCAACCGGGACCCGCAATCGGCGTTGAAGCTCGGCCAGGCGCGCGGTATCGCGCTCGTCGTCCCTGCCCTCGCCAGCCTGCCGGTGGTCGAATATGCTGCCAATCTGGTCAAGAAAACCGTGGTCGGAGCCGGCCATGCCGAAAAGACGCAGGTCGCCATGATGGTCAAAGTGCTGTTGCCGAAATGGCAGACCGATGCGGCGCAAAAGCTCTCGGCCGATGCGGCCGATGCGCTCGCCGTCGCGATCACCCATGCGCATCATCGTCGAACTCCGATGGTCCGCGGCGCATGA
- the copC gene encoding copper homeostasis periplasmic binding protein CopC, which yields MRQFLIRLLIVAFAYALAVTTASAHAFLEKAVPGVGTTVRHSPSELRLDFTEGVVPAFSGVTISALGGKPIPTEKPMLDRAKQNILQVRLHSPLRPGTYVVAWHVVSVDTHRTSGTYKFTVAP from the coding sequence ATGCGACAGTTTCTGATACGTCTCCTCATTGTAGCCTTCGCTTATGCGCTTGCGGTTACAACCGCCTCCGCCCATGCGTTTTTGGAGAAGGCCGTTCCCGGCGTCGGCACGACCGTGAGGCATTCGCCAAGCGAATTGCGGCTCGACTTTACCGAGGGCGTCGTGCCGGCCTTTTCCGGCGTGACGATCAGCGCTTTGGGCGGCAAACCCATTCCAACCGAAAAGCCCATGCTCGATCGGGCGAAGCAAAACATTCTGCAAGTGCGCTTGCATTCCCCGTTGCGGCCCGGCACTTATGTGGTGGCTTGGCATGTCGTTTCGGTCGACACGCATCGCACGTCTGGCACATATAAATTTACCGTTGCGCCCTGA
- a CDS encoding cisplatin damage response ATP-dependent DNA ligase → MNRFAALLDRLAFEPSRHAKIRLMADYFRTTEDPDRGFALAALTNALSFRHAKPKLIKILIADRVDPYLFALSYDYVGDLSETVALLWPAAATAAAYVSELSLTDVIQGLTQATSSDQPRILARFLDALDETGRWALLKLITGALRIGVSAGLAKQAVAEFGGRPTNEIEDVWHALKPPYLDLFAWLEARADKPETRDAAPFRSAMLAHALDAADQATLPLAEFCAEWKWDGIRVQAAVGDNLNGSRIVRLFSRTGEDISVAFPDLVTALAEAAPRSFALDGELLIVRDGQTQSFGILQQRLNRKLVSPKLLADYPAHIRAYDILSLDGEDLRPLPFVERRRRLENFVAGTKTKRLDLSPMIETQSWDALATARCDPAAAGAGNDAAAIEGVMLKRADSPYLAGRPKGYWFKWKRDPDTIDAVLMYAQRGHGKRSSLYSDYTFGVWHNRDSADVLVPVGKAYFGFTDEELRHLDSYVRAHTSNRFGPVREVGHGKAEGLVLEIAFEGVNQSARHKSGLALRFPRISRIRWDKPANEADRIETLEALLKA, encoded by the coding sequence ATGAATCGCTTCGCCGCGCTTCTCGACCGACTGGCGTTCGAACCCTCGCGCCATGCCAAAATTCGGCTGATGGCCGATTATTTTCGTACGACCGAGGATCCCGATCGCGGCTTTGCGCTCGCCGCGCTGACCAATGCCCTGAGCTTCCGGCATGCCAAGCCGAAACTCATAAAAATTCTGATCGCCGACCGCGTCGATCCATATCTTTTCGCGCTCTCTTATGATTATGTGGGCGACCTTTCGGAGACGGTGGCCTTGCTTTGGCCTGCAGCGGCAACCGCCGCGGCATATGTCTCCGAATTGAGCCTCACCGACGTCATCCAAGGTCTCACGCAAGCCACCAGCAGCGATCAGCCGCGCATTCTCGCGCGCTTTCTCGACGCGCTCGACGAAACCGGCCGGTGGGCCTTGCTGAAACTGATCACCGGCGCGTTGCGGATCGGTGTCTCGGCAGGTCTCGCCAAGCAAGCGGTCGCCGAATTTGGAGGGCGGCCCACCAATGAAATTGAAGACGTCTGGCATGCGCTCAAACCACCTTATCTCGACTTATTCGCCTGGCTCGAAGCACGTGCTGACAAGCCTGAAACGCGCGATGCCGCGCCGTTCCGCTCGGCCATGCTCGCGCATGCCCTCGATGCCGCCGATCAGGCGACATTGCCGCTCGCAGAATTTTGCGCCGAATGGAAATGGGACGGCATTCGCGTGCAAGCGGCCGTCGGAGACAACCTCAACGGCAGCAGAATCGTCAGGCTCTTTTCGCGAACCGGCGAGGATATTTCCGTCGCCTTTCCCGATCTGGTCACTGCATTGGCGGAGGCAGCTCCGCGCTCGTTTGCGCTCGACGGCGAATTGCTGATCGTGCGCGACGGGCAAACACAATCCTTTGGAATTCTACAGCAAAGACTCAACCGCAAGCTGGTATCGCCCAAGCTCCTCGCCGACTATCCGGCCCATATCCGTGCCTATGACATATTGAGTCTCGATGGCGAAGATTTGCGACCGTTGCCCTTCGTCGAAAGACGCCGCCGCCTCGAAAACTTCGTCGCCGGCACGAAAACGAAACGTCTCGACCTTTCGCCCATGATCGAGACCCAATCCTGGGATGCACTCGCAACCGCGCGTTGCGATCCGGCTGCCGCAGGCGCCGGCAACGATGCGGCGGCGATCGAAGGCGTCATGCTGAAACGCGCGGATTCGCCCTATCTCGCTGGGCGGCCGAAAGGCTATTGGTTCAAATGGAAACGCGATCCGGACACGATCGACGCCGTATTGATGTATGCGCAGCGCGGCCACGGCAAGCGATCATCGCTCTACTCGGATTACACGTTCGGCGTATGGCACAACCGTGACTCTGCCGACGTCCTCGTTCCTGTCGGCAAGGCCTATTTCGGTTTCACCGACGAAGAATTGCGGCACCTCGACAGCTATGTTCGCGCTCATACGAGCAATCGGTTCGGACCCGTGCGCGAAGTCGGCCATGGCAAGGCGGAAGGCCTCGTTCTGGAGATCGCCTTTGAAGGCGTCAACCAATCCGCCCGCCACAAATCCGGCCTTGCTTTGCGCTTTCCGAGGATCAGCCGCATCCGTTGGGACAAGCCGGCCAATGAAGCCGATCGAATCGAAACGCTCGAAGCATTGCTGAAGGCGTAG
- a CDS encoding cupin domain-containing protein — protein sequence MQMTTHSHETEKHRWKHDGVRVVPGDQLDPNTAQTPGMDRKAAINFARVGAQKIWAGTVSIHPDAKTGAHHHGPLESVIFVVKGKARMRWGDKLEFTAEAGPGDFIYVPPYVPHQEINANSDEVLECVLVRSDGEAVAINLDIEAVEKPETVLWIDPIHRG from the coding sequence ATGCAGATGACGACGCATTCGCACGAGACCGAAAAGCACCGCTGGAAGCATGACGGGGTGCGCGTCGTGCCGGGCGACCAGCTCGACCCTAACACGGCGCAAACGCCGGGCATGGACCGCAAGGCGGCGATTAATTTTGCGCGCGTCGGCGCCCAAAAGATCTGGGCCGGAACCGTCTCGATCCATCCCGATGCCAAGACCGGCGCCCATCACCATGGCCCGCTCGAAAGCGTGATCTTTGTCGTCAAAGGCAAGGCGCGCATGCGCTGGGGCGACAAGCTCGAGTTCACCGCCGAGGCCGGTCCGGGTGATTTCATCTATGTGCCTCCCTATGTGCCGCATCAGGAAATCAATGCGAACTCGGACGAGGTGCTCGAATGCGTATTGGTGCGCAGCGACGGGGAAGCTGTCGCGATCAATCTCGATATCGAGGCGGTCGAAAAGCCGGAGACGGTCTTATGGATCGACCCGATCCATCGCGGCTGA
- a CDS encoding polyhydroxyalkanoic acid system family protein, with amino-acid sequence MSKSIVITLPHGLGKDEARRRVAAEIDLLKSAYVDKFAHSDIVWMGDAAEVRVIALTQEIKAHIDVAAESVRVEILLPWLLATLASKIESRLTTTARETLALTHSSDKSRK; translated from the coding sequence ATGTCGAAATCGATCGTGATCACCCTCCCGCATGGGCTCGGCAAAGACGAAGCGCGCCGCCGCGTCGCGGCCGAGATCGATCTATTGAAAAGCGCCTATGTCGATAAATTTGCCCATTCCGACATCGTGTGGATGGGCGATGCGGCCGAGGTCCGCGTCATTGCGCTGACGCAAGAGATCAAGGCGCATATCGACGTGGCAGCCGAGTCTGTCCGCGTCGAAATTCTCCTGCCATGGCTGCTTGCGACGCTTGCCAGCAAGATCGAAAGCCGACTCACGACAACCGCGCGCGAGACGCTCGCTCTCACCCATTCGTCAGATAAGAGCAGGAAATGA
- a CDS encoding CopD family protein, with product MTVFQLLVFARWIHFSAVFVLFGSSLFWLYMGEMRPAPGLCALPRARHATTILLRIAAPVATLSGLAWLAGILANIAGGWRSVVDPVSLHLFFFATQFGPVAILRLVLLAVALVIAVLPSASRAWLTAQVCVAALLLVNQAWLGHAAEGSAGAYGTLMIIAYSLHLLAAAAWVGGLVPLLLALSELRHANPDNARARTFSIMSRYSLMAMVAVTVIVSSGIANAGFRVADAFNKLFWTNYGNVLGAKLFVVALMLALAYVNRFVAMPRLRVVATKEMMQTAGLRASIAIELMLGVLVLGIAAVLGITPPPQ from the coding sequence ATGACAGTCTTCCAACTTCTCGTCTTCGCGCGCTGGATCCATTTTTCTGCGGTCTTCGTGCTGTTCGGGTCGTCGCTTTTCTGGCTCTACATGGGAGAAATGCGCCCAGCGCCGGGGCTCTGTGCCCTGCCGCGCGCACGCCATGCCACCACGATTTTGCTGCGCATCGCTGCGCCGGTGGCAACGCTTTCCGGACTTGCGTGGCTTGCCGGAATCCTGGCGAATATCGCAGGCGGCTGGCGCAGCGTCGTCGATCCTGTCAGCTTGCATCTTTTCTTTTTCGCAACGCAATTTGGGCCGGTCGCGATCCTGCGTCTGGTCCTCTTAGCGGTTGCCTTGGTGATCGCTGTCCTGCCTTCCGCAAGCCGCGCCTGGTTGACCGCCCAAGTCTGTGTCGCTGCCCTGCTCCTGGTCAACCAGGCTTGGCTTGGCCATGCCGCGGAAGGTAGCGCTGGCGCCTACGGCACGCTGATGATCATCGCCTATAGCCTTCATCTTTTGGCCGCGGCCGCCTGGGTCGGCGGCCTCGTGCCGCTCCTTCTTGCTCTTTCGGAGCTCCGCCACGCCAATCCGGACAACGCACGCGCGCGCACCTTCTCCATAATGTCGCGCTATTCCTTGATGGCGATGGTCGCAGTCACCGTGATCGTCTCGAGCGGAATTGCCAATGCGGGCTTTCGCGTCGCCGACGCCTTCAATAAGCTTTTCTGGACCAATTATGGCAATGTGCTGGGCGCCAAACTCTTCGTCGTCGCTCTGATGTTGGCTCTGGCTTATGTCAATCGTTTCGTCGCAATGCCGAGGCTGCGCGTGGTCGCCACGAAAGAGATGATGCAAACGGCCGGGCTTCGTGCAAGCATAGCCATAGAATTGATGCTTGGAGTTCTGGTTCTCGGTATCGCCGCAGTGCTCGGCATCACGCCGCCGCCGCAGTGA
- a CDS encoding ligase-associated DNA damage response exonuclease encodes MDAADLLNLTPAGLYCSVGDFYIDPLRAVPRALITHGHSDHARSGHAKVLATKETLAIMALRCGAGFAAEMQAIAYGEELRLGAVTVSFHPAGHVLGSAQILLSFQGKRIVISGDYKRQADPTCRGFEPVACDCFITEATFGLPVFRHGDPAGEIGKLLASLHLFPERAHFVGAYALGKAQRILALLRAEGYEKPIFIHPSLTALTDYYESTGLAFGTLRRLTPADMAKLRGEIILCPPMWLSDLASRSEAEPRKVFASGWMRVRARARQRGIELPLVISDHADWDALCRTIVDTGCTELLVTHGESDALVHWAQTRGIAAAPLHLMGYGDEEAARAAEAPE; translated from the coding sequence ATGGACGCCGCAGACCTTCTTAATCTCACCCCGGCTGGCCTCTATTGCAGCGTCGGCGATTTCTACATCGATCCGCTGCGCGCCGTGCCACGCGCGCTCATCACCCACGGCCACTCCGATCATGCCCGTTCGGGCCATGCCAAAGTGCTGGCCACCAAGGAAACGCTGGCGATCATGGCGTTGCGCTGTGGCGCCGGTTTTGCCGCAGAGATGCAGGCGATCGCCTATGGCGAAGAGCTGCGGCTCGGCGCGGTCACCGTCAGCTTCCATCCGGCCGGCCATGTGCTCGGCTCGGCGCAAATCCTTCTTTCTTTTCAGGGTAAGCGAATCGTCATTTCCGGCGACTATAAGCGGCAAGCCGATCCAACCTGTCGCGGCTTTGAGCCGGTTGCCTGCGATTGCTTCATCACCGAAGCCACATTCGGCCTGCCGGTCTTTCGCCATGGCGATCCGGCCGGTGAAATCGGCAAGCTCCTCGCGTCGCTGCACCTGTTCCCGGAACGCGCGCATTTCGTCGGCGCCTATGCGCTCGGCAAGGCGCAGCGGATCCTTGCCTTATTGCGCGCCGAAGGTTACGAGAAGCCGATCTTCATCCATCCGAGCCTCACGGCGCTCACGGATTATTATGAGAGCACCGGCCTCGCCTTCGGCACATTGCGGCGGCTGACGCCGGCCGACATGGCGAAGCTCCGCGGCGAAATCATCCTCTGCCCGCCGATGTGGCTTAGCGATCTCGCATCGCGAAGCGAAGCGGAACCGCGGAAGGTTTTTGCCTCCGGTTGGATGCGGGTTCGCGCCAGGGCCAGGCAGCGCGGCATCGAACTGCCGCTCGTCATTTCCGATCACGCCGATTGGGACGCGCTCTGCCGCACGATCGTCGACACCGGCTGCACCGAGCTTCTGGTCACGCATGGTGAAAGCGATGCGCTCGTCCACTGGGCGCAGACCCGCGGCATTGCCGCCGCCCCGCTTCATCTCATGGGCTATGGCGACGAGGAGGCGGCGCGCGCCGCCGAGGCCCCGGAATGA
- a CDS encoding phosphatase PAP2 family protein has protein sequence MKYAVVAAVVALLVLAWVPDRDLACAHVFYISGGHFMGNAPIGIAARNVARLAPLLLFVGLLLLHIASRIGLIAASHTPSGRSLLFLTLSLALGPGLLVNLLKDEMHRPRPSQIREFGGKLAFMPFYSPYGACPRNCAFPSGEAAAAFWMAAPASLAPLPLRPALTTLALLFGLMTGGLRMAAGAHFLSDILSAGVLTLTLNAALRRLPLPGSPREFPDRVESPGRKTL, from the coding sequence ATGAAATATGCTGTCGTGGCGGCCGTGGTCGCCTTGCTTGTTCTCGCCTGGGTTCCGGATCGCGATCTCGCTTGCGCCCACGTCTTTTACATAAGCGGTGGTCATTTCATGGGAAACGCGCCGATCGGCATCGCGGCGCGCAACGTGGCAAGGCTTGCCCCATTGCTTTTGTTTGTCGGCTTGCTGCTTCTTCATATCGCAAGCAGGATCGGCCTTATTGCGGCAAGTCACACGCCGAGCGGCCGCAGCCTGCTGTTTTTGACTTTGTCGCTCGCTCTGGGACCAGGCCTTCTCGTCAATCTGCTGAAGGACGAGATGCACCGGCCGCGCCCAAGCCAAATACGCGAATTTGGCGGCAAGCTCGCCTTCATGCCTTTCTATAGCCCGTATGGTGCTTGTCCGCGCAATTGCGCCTTTCCGTCCGGCGAGGCCGCGGCGGCCTTTTGGATGGCTGCGCCGGCCAGTCTCGCTCCCCTGCCGCTGCGGCCGGCTCTAACAACGCTGGCGCTTCTTTTCGGCTTGATGACCGGCGGCTTGCGCATGGCTGCCGGCGCTCATTTTCTGTCCGATATCCTGTCGGCCGGGGTTTTGACGCTCACGCTGAATGCGGCGCTCCGCCGGCTGCCGCTGCCTGGATCGCCTAGAGAATTTCCCGATCGGGTGGAATCACCCGGTCGGAAAACTCTCTAG
- a CDS encoding molybdopterin-synthase adenylyltransferase MoeB — translation MFSSEEIERYARHLVLRDVGGPGQQKLKAARVLVIGAGGLGAPLIQYLAAAGVGALGIVDDDHVSLSNLQRQVLYGTADVDNPKVTSAAAVVNRLNPHVEVTPYNLRLDAENARALIADWGIIADGSDNFATRYLVSDACYYEHRPLVTAAIGAFDGSLTTLRPYERDAAGRPNPTYRCLFPEPPPPGSVPACAEAGVLGALAGVLGALMALEVIREIVGFGENLVSRLLLIDALTMRFETIGYSWDPANPLTGVQAQDQRRLA, via the coding sequence ATGTTCTCCTCGGAGGAAATCGAGCGCTACGCCCGCCATCTCGTGTTGCGAGATGTCGGCGGTCCGGGCCAGCAGAAGCTGAAGGCGGCGCGCGTACTCGTCATCGGCGCCGGCGGGCTCGGCGCGCCGCTGATCCAATATCTCGCTGCCGCCGGCGTCGGCGCATTGGGCATCGTCGACGACGATCACGTATCGCTATCCAATCTGCAGCGCCAAGTGCTTTACGGGACGGCGGACGTCGACAACCCGAAAGTCACGAGCGCCGCGGCCGTCGTCAATAGACTCAACCCTCATGTCGAGGTCACGCCTTACAATCTCCGCCTCGACGCGGAGAATGCGCGGGCGCTGATCGCGGATTGGGGAATCATCGCAGACGGCTCGGACAATTTTGCCACCCGCTACCTCGTTTCCGACGCCTGCTATTACGAACATCGTCCGCTCGTCACGGCAGCGATCGGCGCCTTTGACGGCTCTTTGACGACCTTGCGGCCCTATGAACGAGATGCTGCCGGCCGCCCCAACCCCACCTATCGTTGTCTCTTTCCAGAGCCCCCGCCGCCAGGCAGCGTGCCTGCCTGTGCCGAGGCCGGCGTGCTCGGCGCGCTCGCGGGCGTGCTCGGCGCCCTGATGGCGCTCGAAGTCATTCGAGAGATCGTTGGTTTCGGGGAAAACCTCGTCAGCCGCCTGCTTTTGATTGACGCACTCACCATGCGTTTCGAAACCATTGGCTATAGTTGGGACCCAGCCAATCCGCTAACCGGCGTTCAGGCGCAAGACCAAAGGCGGCTCGCTTGA
- a CDS encoding IS3 family transposase (programmed frameshift), which translates to MQRRKFSREFKVEAVRLIRDRGVAVAQASRDLEVHENVLRKWVKELATDPVQAFPGQGQMKAEQLEIERLRREVTRLRAERDIFKKGRGVLREGVDMKFSFIAKHRAIWPVAWMCEALSVSRSGFHAWLRRAPSRRAKSDEAIGAKVRASFMASARTYGARRVWRDVLAEGVSCGLHKIERLMRAQALRARPRRRGLPKDGDERLSTAIAANVLDRQFVAQRPNQKWIADFTYIWTAEGWLYVAAVIDLFSRRVVGWSMKAEMTAGLVTDALLMAIWRRGRPNALLHHSDRGSQYTSEPFQRLLAEHGVACSMSRSGNCWDNAAMESFFSSLKTERTAAKVYRTRDQARADVFDYIERFYNAVRRHSTLGYLSPIEFETKGGLA; encoded by the exons ATGCAACGACGGAAGTTTTCGCGGGAGTTTAAGGTCGAGGCGGTTCGGCTGATCCGAGATCGGGGTGTTGCGGTCGCCCAGGCCTCGCGCGATCTTGAGGTTCATGAGAACGTTCTGCGCAAATGGGTGAAGGAGTTGGCCACTGACCCGGTTCAAGCCTTCCCCGGTCAGGGCCAGATGAAAGCCGAGCAACTCGAGATCGAGCGCCTTCGGCGCGAGGTGACCAGACTCAGGGCGGAGCGCGATATTT TTAAAAAAGGCCGCGGCGTTCTTCGCGAAGGAGTCGACATGAAGTTCTCCTTCATTGCGAAGCACCGCGCGATCTGGCCGGTGGCCTGGATGTGCGAAGCTCTGTCCGTCTCCCGTTCCGGCTTTCATGCCTGGCTGCGACGCGCTCCGAGCCGGCGGGCCAAGAGCGATGAAGCGATCGGCGCCAAGGTGCGGGCGAGCTTCATGGCCAGCGCCCGCACCTATGGCGCCCGCCGGGTCTGGCGGGATGTTCTGGCCGAGGGCGTTTCCTGTGGGCTGCACAAGATCGAGCGCCTGATGCGGGCGCAAGCCCTGCGGGCGCGGCCGCGCCGGCGGGGACTGCCAAAGGATGGCGACGAGCGCCTTTCCACGGCGATTGCCGCCAATGTCCTCGATCGTCAGTTCGTGGCGCAGCGGCCGAACCAGAAATGGATCGCCGACTTCACCTATATCTGGACGGCCGAGGGATGGCTCTATGTTGCGGCGGTGATCGATCTGTTCTCGCGGCGCGTCGTCGGCTGGTCGATGAAGGCCGAGATGACGGCGGGGCTCGTCACCGACGCCCTCCTGATGGCGATCTGGCGGCGTGGAAGACCGAATGCTCTGCTACATCACTCGGATCGCGGCAGCCAATATACGAGCGAGCCGTTCCAGCGCTTGCTCGCCGAGCACGGTGTTGCTTGTTCGATGAGCCGATCCGGCAATTGCTGGGACAACGCCGCGATGGAGAGCTTCTTCTCGTCGCTCAAGACCGAGCGAACGGCGGCAAAGGTCTATCGGACCAGAGACCAGGCCAGAGCCGACGTGTTCGATTACATCGAGCGCTTCTACAACGCGGTTCGCAGACACTCGACTTTGGGATATCTCAGCCCGATTGAGTTTGAGACGAAGGGTGGGTTAGCTTAA